In Desulfobaccales bacterium, a genomic segment contains:
- the hisI gene encoding phosphoribosyl-AMP cyclohydrolase translates to MNEIVNLDFDKMGGLLPAIVQDAGTGEVLMLAFMNREAWEQTLATGEAHYYSRTRNKIWHKGDTSGNVQRVREIYLDCDQDTVLLKIEQVGGAACHTGHRSCFHRRRQGSGWEKVGTPIFDPKEVYGGG, encoded by the coding sequence ATGAATGAGATAGTCAACCTTGATTTCGACAAAATGGGAGGCCTCCTGCCGGCCATCGTCCAGGACGCGGGCACCGGCGAGGTGCTGATGCTGGCGTTTATGAACCGGGAAGCCTGGGAGCAGACTCTGGCCACCGGCGAGGCCCATTATTACAGCCGCACCCGCAATAAGATCTGGCACAAAGGCGACACCTCCGGGAATGTGCAGCGGGTCCGTGAAATTTACCTGGATTGCGACCAGGACACGGTGCTCCTAAAGATTGAGCAGGTGGGAGGGGCCGCCTGCCATACCGGGCATCGGAGCTGCTTCCACCGCCGCCGGCAGGGGTCGGGCTGGGAGAAAGTGGGCACCCCAATCTTTGATCCCAAGGAGGTATACGGGGGTGGATAA
- a CDS encoding DUF169 domain-containing protein, whose translation MDYKAAAAQLKESLRLKTEPFGVSFFKDPADLPAKTRQPSKVFGKKVTICQGVTMARVYGWPVGLTQDDLLCVPGMLVFGFTPAADPIMELGQLFCEVGFHQDLGPALKEVAALPRFEPQEVGAIYLCPLERLNLDPDVVVVFGNPAQLMRLIQAATFSLGERVTGEFGGKVECSEYLIAPYRTGEFRVAIPGMGDRIFSMTQDDEMVVAFPGKFLEGLLVGLKDAGKKIGARYPITFYQNFSPSFPPAYEERAKKWGIL comes from the coding sequence ATGGATTATAAAGCTGCCGCCGCCCAACTGAAAGAAAGCCTGCGCCTCAAGACCGAACCCTTCGGCGTTTCATTCTTCAAAGACCCCGCCGATCTACCGGCCAAGACGCGGCAGCCATCCAAAGTTTTCGGCAAGAAAGTGACCATCTGCCAGGGAGTCACCATGGCCCGGGTGTATGGCTGGCCCGTGGGGCTGACCCAAGACGATCTCCTCTGCGTGCCCGGCATGTTGGTCTTCGGCTTTACCCCGGCCGCGGACCCTATCATGGAACTGGGACAACTCTTTTGTGAGGTGGGGTTTCATCAAGACCTGGGTCCGGCCCTCAAAGAGGTGGCAGCCCTGCCCCGCTTCGAACCCCAGGAAGTGGGCGCTATTTATCTCTGCCCCCTGGAGCGCCTCAACCTGGACCCGGATGTCGTAGTGGTCTTCGGCAACCCGGCCCAGCTCATGCGCCTTATTCAGGCGGCCACTTTCAGCCTGGGAGAACGGGTCACCGGTGAATTCGGCGGTAAGGTGGAATGCAGCGAATACCTCATTGCCCCCTACCGCACCGGCGAATTCCGGGTGGCCATCCCCGGGATGGGCGACCGCATCTTTTCCATGACCCAGGACGACGAGATGGTGGTGGCCTTTCCCGGGAAATTCCTGGAAGGCCTGCTGGTGGGGCTAAAAGACGCGGGCAAAAAGATTGGCGCCCGTTACCCCATTACCTTTTACCAGAACTTCTCTCCCAGCTTTCCCCCGGCCTATGAAGAGCGGGCCAAAAAGTGGGGAATTTTGTAG
- the cysC gene encoding adenylyl-sulfate kinase produces the protein MRNTDLPNISGAAPEKPATGNGAFCVWLTGLSASGKTTLARLLGEALTRRGFKIEILDGDIVRTTLSKGLGFSQGDRETNMRRIARMAQNLVRQQVVTIVAAICPYHAIREEVRSIIGEFVEVYVNCPIEVCISRDPKGLYRKALSGEILNFTGIGDVFETPVRPEIEIATHAEPPEASLTRILCGLELLQRISPEPSTPLTKEEKGVKRSLSSLTAS, from the coding sequence ATGAGGAACACTGACCTGCCTAATATATCGGGGGCAGCGCCTGAAAAACCTGCTACCGGGAATGGAGCCTTTTGCGTTTGGTTAACGGGCTTAAGCGCGTCGGGAAAAACCACCCTGGCCCGGCTGTTGGGCGAGGCTCTGACCCGGCGGGGTTTCAAAATTGAAATCCTGGACGGCGACATTGTCCGGACTACTCTGAGCAAAGGGTTGGGCTTCAGCCAGGGGGACCGGGAGACCAACATGCGGCGCATCGCCAGGATGGCTCAGAACCTGGTCCGCCAACAGGTAGTGACCATCGTGGCAGCCATCTGTCCCTATCACGCCATTCGGGAAGAAGTGCGGTCCATCATCGGGGAATTTGTCGAAGTCTACGTTAACTGTCCCATAGAAGTCTGCATCAGCCGCGATCCCAAAGGCCTTTACCGGAAGGCCCTTTCCGGAGAAATTCTCAATTTTACCGGAATTGGCGATGTCTTTGAAACCCCGGTGCGGCCGGAAATCGAAATCGCGACCCACGCCGAGCCTCCCGAGGCCAGCCTGACCCGGATTCTTTGCGGCCTTGAACTACTGCAGCGCATCTCTCCAGAACCCTCGACCCCTTTAACCAAGGAAGAGAAGGGGGTTAAGCGGTCTCTATCCTCCTTGACGGCCTCCTGA
- a CDS encoding Swt1 family HEPN domain-containing protein, which produces MEVDITQALKDAENALRDFISSILGKKLGADWIEKCGVSTERVQRWKERKAEEEKRQEFGTIDERLIYYADFYDLKTILKKNWEGDFSDAFGDWKTIEVWLEELGRLRDPDAHRRELLPHQKHLASGISGEIRNRIVRYRNKLETSEDYFPKIESVMDNYGNIWTNELFGTGGIITNTILRPDDDISIIIKATDPLGEDMEYFLKVSQAGLHQLYGCQKKNTFSVNIIEEFVGKKCIIKSFIKSNRKYHAYDGYDDSIEFRYEVLPPKKI; this is translated from the coding sequence ATGGAAGTGGATATAACCCAAGCGCTAAAAGACGCCGAAAATGCCCTCAGGGACTTTATTTCTAGCATTTTGGGTAAAAAATTAGGAGCTGATTGGATTGAAAAATGCGGAGTTTCAACTGAAAGAGTGCAGAGATGGAAAGAGCGCAAGGCCGAAGAGGAAAAACGCCAAGAATTTGGAACTATTGATGAAAGACTTATATACTATGCCGATTTTTACGATCTAAAAACTATTTTGAAAAAAAATTGGGAAGGTGATTTTTCTGACGCATTTGGCGATTGGAAAACCATCGAGGTTTGGTTAGAAGAACTTGGAAGACTAAGAGACCCTGATGCACATAGGAGGGAATTATTGCCTCATCAGAAGCACTTGGCATCAGGAATATCTGGCGAAATTAGAAATAGGATTGTACGTTATCGTAACAAATTGGAAACGAGTGAGGATTACTTTCCTAAGATTGAAAGTGTTATGGATAATTATGGAAACATTTGGACAAATGAATTATTTGGAACAGGAGGTATTATAACAAATACTATTCTAAGACCTGATGATGATATTAGTATTATTATTAAAGCAACCGACCCATTAGGGGAAGATATGGAATATTTTTTAAAGGTTAGTCAAGCTGGCTTACATCAATTATACGGTTGCCAGAAAAAAAATACGTTCTCTGTAAATATTATAGAGGAATTCGTAGGCAAAAAATGTATTATAAAAAGCTTTATTAAAAGTAATAGAAAGTATCATGCTTACGATGGTTACGATGACTCTATTGAGTTTCGTTATGAAGTTCTTCCGCCTAAGAAAATTTAA
- a CDS encoding cytidylate kinase-like family protein — protein sequence MAILAISREYGSGGREIGRKVADRLGYQFVDKERLFQDLEQAGPRWARIAKEVDEVCPTLWERHDWQYRGYVSQIEHLILEYAVGDNVVIIGRGGSFLLQEVPFCLRVRLIAPLEARLQEIMARERLTREAATRLIAQIDGERACYIKANYGSDWDAEDVYDLSLNTASLTHDQVVDILVENLAAKDHLATPEAKARLALATLGYRLKARIATDPRVLVPTLQVFPEEDALVVSGIIHTPKELHLLQEIAREVCGDRPVRFDLHRRA from the coding sequence ATGGCAATCTTGGCTATTTCCCGGGAATACGGCAGCGGCGGCCGGGAGATTGGTCGCAAGGTGGCGGATCGATTGGGATACCAGTTTGTGGACAAAGAGCGCTTGTTTCAGGATCTGGAACAGGCTGGGCCGCGCTGGGCGCGGATTGCCAAAGAAGTGGACGAAGTCTGTCCCACCCTGTGGGAACGCCATGACTGGCAATATCGGGGTTATGTGTCTCAGATTGAGCACCTGATTTTGGAATATGCTGTTGGCGATAATGTGGTGATTATTGGCCGAGGTGGCTCGTTTTTGCTCCAGGAGGTGCCCTTTTGTCTGAGGGTGCGGCTGATTGCTCCGCTAGAGGCGCGCCTACAAGAGATCATGGCTCGGGAGCGTTTGACCCGAGAAGCCGCAACCCGGCTCATTGCCCAGATAGACGGCGAGCGGGCCTGCTACATCAAGGCCAACTACGGCAGCGATTGGGATGCCGAGGATGTCTATGACCTGTCCTTGAACACGGCCAGTCTCACCCATGACCAGGTGGTGGACATCCTGGTGGAGAATTTGGCTGCCAAGGACCATTTGGCCACACCCGAGGCCAAGGCCAGACTGGCGCTGGCGACCCTGGGCTATCGTCTGAAAGCCCGTATCGCCACAGACCCACGGGTGCTGGTGCCCACTCTGCAAGTCTTCCCGGAAGAAGATGCCCTGGTGGTATCCGGAATCATTCACACTCCCAAAGAATTACACCTGTTGCAGGAGATAGCCCGGGAGGTTTGCGGCGACCGGCCGGTGCGGTTCGACCTGCACAGGAGAGCCTGA
- a CDS encoding transcriptional repressor, with protein MSDHCNFPRWLAQQGLRITPVRLAVLEILGDAPRALRAQEIMESIRSHRRVNKVTVYRILEEFCRRGVVRKLTLEGRVNHFELACEHHPPHPHFQCHTCREVQCLEPVALNKMWTELRGPVGNRADHIDIKVEGLCHKCREAP; from the coding sequence ATGAGCGATCATTGCAATTTTCCCCGGTGGCTGGCCCAGCAGGGTCTGAGGATCACGCCGGTGCGCCTGGCGGTCCTGGAGATTTTGGGGGATGCCCCCCGCGCCCTTAGGGCCCAGGAAATTATGGAGTCCATTCGGTCCCACCGGCGGGTTAATAAAGTTACCGTCTACCGCATCCTGGAGGAATTTTGTCGCCGTGGCGTGGTCCGGAAACTCACCCTGGAGGGCCGGGTGAACCATTTTGAGCTGGCCTGCGAGCATCACCCGCCCCATCCCCATTTTCAGTGCCATACTTGCCGGGAAGTCCAGTGCCTGGAACCGGTGGCCTTAAACAAGATGTGGACGGAGTTGCGAGGCCCAGTGGGTAACCGCGCCGACCATATCGACATCAAAGTGGAAGGCCTCTGCCACAAATGCCGTGAAGCACCCTGA
- the hisG gene encoding ATP phosphoribosyltransferase, translating into MDKLRLGIPKGSLEKATIELFRRSGWHIQVNGRSYFPDIDDPLITCSMCRAQEMSRYVENGTLDCGITGKDWIMENDSQVTVVADLMYSKASLNPVRWVLAVPADSDIKSLRDLGGKKIATELVNYTRRYFEQRQIPVKVEFSWGATEAKVAAGLVDAIVEVTETGSTIRAHGLKIIHELFQSNTQFIANNQVWESDAAKREKMENLTLLLLGALRAERMVGLKMNIPEKQLKDIITLLPSLLAPTIASLYETDWYSVEVVVNQGEVRTLIPRLIRAGAQGIVEYPLHKVI; encoded by the coding sequence GTGGATAAGCTGCGGTTAGGCATTCCCAAGGGCAGCCTGGAAAAAGCGACCATCGAACTCTTCCGGCGGTCCGGTTGGCATATTCAGGTCAATGGCCGGAGTTATTTTCCCGATATCGACGATCCCTTAATCACCTGCTCCATGTGCCGGGCCCAGGAGATGAGCCGTTACGTGGAAAACGGCACCCTGGACTGCGGCATCACGGGCAAAGACTGGATCATGGAGAACGACTCCCAGGTCACGGTGGTGGCGGACCTCATGTACTCCAAGGCCAGCCTCAACCCGGTGCGCTGGGTGCTGGCGGTGCCCGCGGACTCGGACATTAAAAGCCTCAGGGACCTGGGAGGCAAGAAGATCGCCACGGAACTGGTCAACTACACCCGGCGCTATTTCGAGCAGCGTCAGATACCGGTCAAGGTGGAATTTTCCTGGGGGGCCACGGAAGCCAAGGTGGCCGCGGGACTGGTCGACGCCATCGTGGAGGTCACGGAAACCGGCAGCACCATCAGGGCCCACGGCCTCAAGATCATCCACGAACTCTTTCAGAGCAACACCCAGTTCATCGCCAACAACCAGGTGTGGGAGTCCGACGCCGCCAAGCGGGAGAAGATGGAGAATCTCACCCTGCTCTTATTGGGGGCGCTTAGGGCCGAACGCATGGTGGGCCTGAAGATGAACATCCCGGAGAAGCAGTTGAAAGACATCATCACCCTGCTCCCCAGCCTGCTGGCCCCCACCATCGCCAGCCTGTACGAGACCGATTGGTACTCGGTCGAGGTAGTGGTGAACCAGGGAGAAGTGCGGACCCTGATCCCTCGCCTCATCCGGGCCGGAGCCCAGGGCATCGTGGAGTATCCGCTGCATAAAGTGATTTAA
- a CDS encoding HAD-IC family P-type ATPase, with product MTEVVEMPFHTMVPERALEALETGLPGLSDPAAQERLELYGPNELAAGKKISAFRIFLHQFANILILILLIAAAISFALGERLDAWVILVIVLACVVLGFFQEYRAEKAAAALAKLAAPVAVVIREGRERQIHAREVVPGDVLVLHTGDRVAADARLLEEINLKADEALLTGESTAAGKNLAPVADPEVALADRKCMVFGGTVITYGRGRAVVTATGMATEFGKIARMLEEVAEKHTPLEARMATIGRVLGIICLGVAVGASLLGVFRGHDWLEMLIWGISLAVAAVPESLPAVVTGALAIGTTRMARRNAIVKRLPAVETMGCTTVICTDKTGTLTKNEMTVRRLFLDGETIEVTGSGYEPAGSFQAGGAEINSGDHPVLVWAGRLAILCNDAALEEIDGNWTVRGDPTEGALIVFGQKAGITLEGLLTELPRVAEIPFTSEAKYMCTFHQEGGRVLMCVKGAPERLLPRASKLLTAIGEQPLDATRREAVMEQAASMAHEALRVLGLAYRRFPEVPNLEADDVSEELVWVGLVGMIDPARPEARQAVAQCHRAGIRVIMVTGDHPDTAFAIALEVGLITKKMGSRAVLTGPEINNMSDPELKKALKTVRVFARVAPEHKLRLVDILKEQGEVVAMTGDGVNDAPALKRADIGVAMGITGTEVTKETAAMILADDNFATLVAAVEEGRAIFDNIKKYLVFLLSCNIAEILMLTCAIFIGLPLPLLALQILWVNLDSDGLPAFALGVDPKAPDIMSRPPRPPAEGVFTRPVIALLAVISIYLTLILLPLFAYYVLYDPNRLGQPDQILSQAQTMVFVTLILAEQVNAFNCRSDFYSLFTVGVFTNRLLLISVILSSSMLAAVVYWPPLATLFHTYPLNLRDWIIAVGLALTILPIVEFTKWIIRLKGRYRQHRVSGE from the coding sequence ATGACGGAAGTTGTTGAAATGCCTTTCCATACCATGGTCCCAGAGCGGGCGCTGGAAGCTCTCGAGACTGGTCTCCCGGGATTGAGTGACCCTGCGGCCCAAGAACGCCTGGAACTTTATGGTCCCAACGAGCTGGCCGCGGGTAAGAAAATCTCTGCCTTCCGCATTTTCCTGCACCAGTTTGCCAACATTTTAATCCTCATCCTGCTTATAGCCGCGGCCATCTCTTTTGCGTTGGGGGAGCGCCTGGATGCCTGGGTAATTCTGGTCATTGTGCTGGCCTGCGTGGTGCTGGGTTTCTTCCAGGAATACCGGGCGGAAAAGGCCGCGGCGGCCCTGGCCAAATTGGCGGCGCCGGTAGCCGTCGTGATTCGGGAGGGCCGGGAGCGGCAAATCCACGCCCGGGAAGTGGTGCCCGGTGATGTGCTGGTTTTGCACACCGGTGATCGCGTGGCCGCGGATGCCCGCTTGCTGGAAGAAATCAACCTGAAGGCGGACGAGGCGCTTTTAACCGGAGAGTCCACCGCAGCGGGCAAGAATTTGGCTCCTGTGGCCGACCCCGAAGTTGCCTTAGCCGACCGGAAGTGTATGGTCTTCGGTGGCACGGTGATCACTTACGGCCGGGGCCGGGCTGTGGTTACCGCCACCGGCATGGCCACCGAGTTCGGCAAGATCGCCCGGATGCTGGAAGAAGTGGCCGAGAAGCACACCCCCTTGGAAGCCCGGATGGCCACCATAGGTCGGGTCTTGGGGATTATCTGCTTGGGGGTGGCGGTGGGCGCCTCTCTTTTGGGGGTCTTCCGGGGCCATGACTGGCTGGAGATGCTCATCTGGGGTATCAGCCTGGCGGTGGCCGCGGTGCCGGAGTCGCTGCCGGCAGTAGTTACCGGAGCCCTGGCCATCGGCACCACCCGCATGGCCCGGCGGAATGCCATTGTCAAGCGCCTGCCCGCCGTGGAGACCATGGGTTGCACCACCGTGATCTGCACCGATAAGACCGGCACCCTGACCAAGAACGAAATGACGGTCCGGCGTCTCTTTCTGGATGGCGAGACTATTGAGGTGACAGGCTCCGGGTATGAGCCGGCGGGGTCGTTTCAAGCCGGCGGCGCCGAGATTAATTCTGGGGATCATCCGGTGCTGGTCTGGGCGGGCCGGCTCGCCATACTGTGCAATGACGCGGCGCTTGAAGAGATTGACGGCAACTGGACGGTGCGGGGCGACCCCACTGAAGGGGCGCTCATAGTGTTTGGCCAAAAGGCAGGGATCACCCTCGAGGGGCTTCTTACGGAGCTTCCCCGGGTGGCGGAGATTCCCTTCACTTCGGAAGCCAAGTATATGTGCACCTTTCACCAGGAGGGGGGCCGGGTTCTGATGTGCGTCAAGGGGGCGCCGGAAAGATTGCTGCCACGGGCTTCAAAGCTGCTGACTGCCATAGGAGAGCAACCCCTTGACGCTACCCGCCGGGAGGCCGTTATGGAGCAGGCGGCCTCCATGGCCCACGAAGCCTTGCGGGTTTTGGGCCTGGCCTACCGGCGTTTTCCCGAGGTCCCCAACCTCGAAGCCGATGACGTTTCAGAGGAATTGGTCTGGGTGGGGCTGGTGGGGATGATCGACCCGGCCCGGCCGGAAGCCCGTCAGGCCGTGGCCCAGTGCCACCGGGCGGGCATCCGGGTCATTATGGTTACCGGGGACCACCCTGACACCGCCTTCGCCATTGCCCTTGAGGTTGGGCTGATTACTAAAAAAATGGGATCGCGAGCGGTTCTGACCGGACCTGAAATCAACAACATGAGCGACCCGGAGCTTAAAAAAGCCCTGAAAACGGTCCGAGTCTTCGCCCGGGTGGCCCCGGAACATAAGCTGCGCCTGGTGGATATCCTCAAGGAGCAGGGCGAAGTGGTGGCCATGACCGGGGACGGGGTCAACGACGCCCCGGCCTTAAAGCGCGCCGATATCGGCGTGGCCATGGGGATCACCGGCACCGAGGTCACCAAAGAGACCGCGGCCATGATTCTGGCGGACGACAACTTCGCCACCCTGGTAGCCGCAGTGGAGGAAGGCCGGGCCATCTTCGACAACATTAAAAAGTATTTGGTCTTTTTATTGAGTTGCAACATAGCTGAAATATTAATGCTCACCTGCGCCATTTTTATCGGCTTGCCTCTGCCCCTCCTGGCGTTACAAATTCTCTGGGTGAACCTCGACTCCGACGGACTCCCCGCTTTTGCCTTGGGGGTCGACCCCAAGGCCCCGGACATTATGTCACGGCCCCCGAGGCCGCCGGCAGAGGGCGTCTTCACCCGCCCCGTCATCGCACTTTTGGCGGTAATCTCGATCTATCTGACCCTGATTCTTCTCCCACTCTTTGCCTATTACGTACTCTATGATCCAAACCGGTTGGGGCAGCCAGACCAGATTTTGTCCCAGGCTCAGACCATGGTGTTCGTCACCCTGATCCTGGCGGAACAGGTGAACGCCTTCAATTGCCGTTCAGACTTTTACTCCCTTTTCACGGTGGGGGTTTTTACCAACCGCCTGCTGCTCATCAGCGTGATCCTCTCTTCCAGTATGCTGGCCGCGGTCGTCTACTGGCCCCCCCTGGCGACGCTCTTCCATACCTACCCCCTCAACCTGAGGGACTGGATCATCGCCGTGGGATTAGCCCTGACTATTCTTCCGATTGTGGAATTTACCAAGTGGATCATTCGTCTCAAGGGTCGGTATCGGCAGCACAGGGTCTCCGGAGAGTGA
- a CDS encoding tetratricopeptide repeat protein, whose translation MKRVTYLALVLLVVLLLPGLSPAQDVQSYIDQGIKNSQSGLYDQALQAFDQALKLKPNDPALITYKGIVYYARGNNGKAMQLFEEAIKLNPNFARAYYQRGMVYQAQEKFKEAIPDLEKAKRLGYGVDPDFIELMKRKAAEK comes from the coding sequence ATGAAACGAGTTACCTATTTAGCTTTAGTCTTACTTGTTGTGCTCCTGCTCCCGGGCTTAAGTCCGGCCCAGGATGTCCAAAGCTACATCGACCAGGGGATCAAAAATAGCCAGTCGGGCCTTTACGACCAAGCCCTCCAGGCTTTTGACCAGGCCTTAAAGCTAAAGCCCAATGACCCGGCCCTCATCACCTATAAAGGCATTGTTTATTATGCCAGGGGGAACAATGGCAAGGCCATGCAATTGTTCGAAGAGGCCATCAAGCTGAACCCCAATTTTGCCCGGGCCTACTACCAGCGGGGCATGGTCTACCAGGCCCAGGAAAAGTTCAAAGAAGCCATCCCCGACCTGGAAAAGGCCAAGAGGCTGGGCTACGGAGTGGACCCGGACTTCATCGAGCTGATGAAGCGCAAGGCTGCAGAGAAGTAA
- a CDS encoding TerC family protein produces the protein MDLLAWTQETLNWAFFLGIINIIIIDLILAGDNAVVIAMAVRSLPRRQRRWGIMLGSGAAVLLRVVLTFFVAQVLEIQFIKLAGGVLITWIAIKLFIEGAPEQADREAKTLLQAMWLIVVADITMSTDNVLAVAGASHGNLFLLIFGLALSIPFVVFTSNLLSMLMDRYPIIIYIGAAVLGKVAGEMIFTDPAMIRWLAPPKWFLYSMEAVFAVGVIVAGKLWIRLMFRRDQEMAVRPVRSDKG, from the coding sequence ATGGACCTGCTTGCCTGGACCCAGGAAACCCTGAATTGGGCCTTTTTCTTGGGCATTATCAATATCATCATCATTGACCTCATCCTGGCGGGGGATAATGCCGTGGTCATTGCCATGGCGGTCCGCTCTCTGCCCCGCCGGCAAAGGCGATGGGGGATCATGCTGGGCAGCGGCGCGGCGGTGCTGCTCCGGGTGGTCCTCACTTTTTTTGTGGCCCAGGTGCTGGAGATTCAGTTTATTAAGCTGGCGGGCGGCGTACTTATTACCTGGATAGCGATTAAATTATTCATTGAAGGTGCGCCGGAGCAAGCAGACAGGGAGGCCAAGACCTTGCTGCAAGCCATGTGGCTCATCGTGGTGGCCGACATCACCATGAGCACTGACAACGTCCTGGCCGTGGCCGGGGCGTCCCACGGCAATCTGTTTCTTCTCATCTTTGGACTGGCCCTGTCGATACCCTTCGTAGTCTTTACCAGCAACTTGCTGTCCATGCTCATGGACCGCTACCCCATCATCATTTATATCGGGGCCGCGGTGCTGGGCAAGGTGGCCGGGGAAATGATCTTCACCGACCCCGCCATGATCCGTTGGCTCGCACCTCCCAAATGGTTCTTATACTCCATGGAGGCGGTGTTCGCGGTGGGAGTGATCGTGGCAGGCAAGCTCTGGATCAGGTTGATGTTTCGCAGGGATCAGGAAATGGCAGTCCGCCCGGTGCGGTCGGATAAGGGGTAA
- a CDS encoding adenosylcobalamin-dependent ribonucleoside-diphosphate reductase, which produces MTFSAPPFRPIALRVLKERYLRRDPEGQVMETPDGLFRRVAQAVAAAEERYNGPDAAARQAETFYAAMASLKFLPNTPTLMNAGLPRGQLAACFVIPIYDDMRSILEGVRDMALIHQTGGGTGFNFSNLRPRGDQVRSTGRVASGPVGFMRIFDTTTEVVKQGGRRRGANMGILRVDHPDILEFITTKSDQGMLTNFNLSVAVTDDFMHRVEQNDSYPLINPRTGQEVRRLKAREVFDLMCRYAVKTGDPGLVFMDAIEAANPTPEIGKLEATNPCGEQPLLPYEACNLGSINLAALVKEGELDWDALDRLVALSVAFLDDVIDCSQYPLPQITAIVHANRKIGLGVMGLADLFIRLGIAYDSPEAVQLAEAIMSRIQERAVAQSQALAKERGPFPNFYQSRWHREGQPPRRHATVTTIAPTGTISIIAGASSGIEPLFAVAYRRRALEGEEFEEVHPLFLEKLRQAGLSADEWVPKVLATGRVRPLSGLPEDIRRLFPTTFEVSVENQVGMQAAFQRHVENAVSKTINLAPSATQADVAAAFRLAHTSGLKGITVYRYGSKPGQVLSLPSGTAALTLAHEFAEECRLCSV; this is translated from the coding sequence ATGACCTTTTCAGCGCCCCCTTTTCGCCCCATCGCCCTCAGGGTCCTCAAGGAGCGCTACCTGCGCCGGGACCCCGAAGGCCAGGTGATGGAGACCCCCGACGGCTTGTTCCGCCGGGTGGCTCAGGCCGTGGCCGCGGCCGAAGAACGCTACAACGGCCCTGACGCTGCGGCCCGCCAGGCCGAGACCTTTTATGCCGCCATGGCGTCCCTGAAATTTCTCCCCAACACTCCGACCCTGATGAACGCCGGCTTGCCCCGGGGCCAGTTGGCCGCCTGCTTCGTCATCCCCATCTATGATGACATGCGCAGCATCCTCGAAGGCGTGCGGGACATGGCATTGATCCATCAGACCGGCGGCGGCACCGGCTTTAATTTCAGCAACCTGCGCCCCCGGGGCGACCAGGTTCGCAGCACCGGCCGGGTGGCCTCCGGCCCGGTGGGTTTCATGCGCATCTTTGACACTACCACGGAAGTGGTAAAACAGGGCGGCCGCCGCCGCGGCGCCAACATGGGCATCCTCCGGGTGGACCACCCAGATATCCTGGAATTTATCACCACGAAGAGCGACCAGGGGATGCTCACCAACTTCAATCTGTCTGTGGCCGTTACCGATGACTTCATGCATCGGGTTGAGCAAAACGACAGCTATCCCCTAATCAACCCCCGGACCGGCCAGGAAGTAAGGCGGCTCAAGGCCCGGGAGGTTTTCGATCTCATGTGCCGTTATGCGGTTAAGACCGGCGACCCCGGCCTGGTCTTTATGGACGCTATCGAGGCCGCCAACCCCACCCCGGAGATCGGTAAGCTTGAAGCCACCAACCCTTGTGGCGAGCAGCCCCTTCTGCCCTATGAAGCCTGCAATCTGGGCTCCATCAACCTGGCCGCCCTGGTTAAGGAAGGGGAACTGGATTGGGACGCGTTGGACCGGCTGGTGGCCCTGAGCGTCGCGTTCCTGGACGACGTCATCGACTGCAGCCAGTACCCCCTGCCGCAAATCACGGCCATCGTCCACGCCAACCGCAAGATCGGCCTGGGGGTCATGGGGCTGGCGGATTTATTCATAAGGCTGGGAATAGCCTATGATTCCCCGGAAGCGGTGCAACTGGCCGAAGCGATTATGTCCCGCATTCAAGAACGGGCCGTGGCCCAATCCCAGGCCCTGGCGAAAGAGCGCGGCCCTTTCCCGAATTTTTACCAGAGCCGCTGGCATCGTGAGGGCCAGCCGCCCCGGCGCCACGCCACCGTCACAACCATTGCCCCAACCGGCACCATCAGCATCATTGCCGGGGCCTCCAGCGGCATCGAGCCCCTGTTCGCGGTGGCCTACCGCCGCCGGGCCTTGGAAGGCGAGGAGTTTGAAGAGGTTCATCCGCTGTTCCTGGAAAAACTGCGCCAGGCCGGCCTTTCGGCAGACGAGTGGGTGCCCAAGGTCTTGGCCACCGGGCGGGTGCGCCCCCTGTCCGGACTACCGGAGGACATCCGCCGGCTCTTTCCCACCACCTTCGAAGTGAGCGTGGAGAATCAGGTAGGAATGCAGGCCGCGTTTCAACGCCATGTGGAAAACGCGGTCTCCAAGACCATTAACCTGGCACCGTCCGCCACCCAGGCGGACGTGGCCGCCGCGTTTCGGCTGGCGCATACCTCGGGACTGAAAGGCATCACCGTTTACCGCTACGGCTCCAAACCGGGTCAGGTCCTCAGCCTGCCATCCGGTACCGCGGCCCTCACCCTGGCCCATGAGTTTGCCGAAGAATGCCGCCTCTGTTCCGTGTGA